The following are from one region of the Falco biarmicus isolate bFalBia1 chromosome 1, bFalBia1.pri, whole genome shotgun sequence genome:
- the MGST2 gene encoding microsomal glutathione S-transferase 2 isoform X1, giving the protein MAGDSALLAAVSLLSAFQQCHFAWLVGKSRMKHKVMPPAVTGAPEFDRTFRAQQNCVEFYPIFLTVLWTAGWFFNQELASFLGVLYVFARYKYFHGYVQSVKGRLTGFYLNLIILTCLITLGAAGIINSFLDEYLDFSIMKKLSKLF; this is encoded by the exons ATGGCTGGTGATTCAGCTTTGCTTGCGGCtgtctctcttctttctgccttccagCAAT GTCATTTTGCTTGGCTGGTGGGGAAATCAAGAATGAAGCACAAGGTCATGCCCCCCGCTGTCACTGGGGCTCCAGAGTTTGACAGAACATTTCGTGCACA ACAAAACTGTGTGGAGTTTTACCCAATATTCCTGACTGTCCTCTGGACTGCAGGATGGTTTTTTAATCAAG aaTTAGCTTCCTTTCTGGGTGTGTTGTACGTGTTTGCCCGCTACAAGTACTTCCACGGTTACGTACAGTCTGTGAAAGGAAG GTTAACAGGTTTCTATTTGAATTTGATAATTCTAACTTGCTTGATAACCCTGGGTGCAGCTGGGATTATTAACAGCTTTCTGGATGAATACCTAGACTTCAGCATTATGAAGAAACTGAGTAAATTGTTTTGA
- the MGST2 gene encoding microsomal glutathione S-transferase 2 isoform X2, producing MAGDSALLAAVSLLSAFQQCHFAWLVGKSRMKHKVMPPAVTGAPEFDRTFRAQQNCVEFYPIFLTVLWTAGWFFNQELASFLGVLYVFARYKYFHGYVQSVKGSLRQSFILFGRAVDQEKGEAVFPRANIWR from the exons ATGGCTGGTGATTCAGCTTTGCTTGCGGCtgtctctcttctttctgccttccagCAAT GTCATTTTGCTTGGCTGGTGGGGAAATCAAGAATGAAGCACAAGGTCATGCCCCCCGCTGTCACTGGGGCTCCAGAGTTTGACAGAACATTTCGTGCACA ACAAAACTGTGTGGAGTTTTACCCAATATTCCTGACTGTCCTCTGGACTGCAGGATGGTTTTTTAATCAAG aaTTAGCTTCCTTTCTGGGTGTGTTGTACGTGTTTGCCCGCTACAAGTACTTCCACGGTTACGTACAGTCTGTGAAAGGAAG TCTCCGCCAATCCTTCATCCTCTTTGGAAGAGCTGTTGATCAAGAGAAGGGAGAGGCTGTGTTTCCCAGAGCAAATATATGGAGATAA